The following coding sequences are from one uncultured Tateyamaria sp. window:
- a CDS encoding AAA family ATPase — protein MDKLEINLFGVFEARADGAPVRMPTRRVELILALLALDIDRAVSRSHLSSVIWPGQADAQARASLRQAIFRLRSALGASHESALDVTTGWLKLRRDSVILDADRLRPSAALSDVPKGLPLDGLSGFEPEIEDLLHARRAELRHRFVAWLERAQMTAAETRRFTELEQLARLHLSLDGYDEGALRMLMTALSRQGRRNAALEAFQDTSKRIRTELSVSVEPATLELFQTVRTATPVPAAEAAGSHVVAEQSPPPLRDVTPPTADAATETPAHLRHLAFMHVISERLAAALRDPDPENAEAQSRAALGAIEEAVKREGGKVVGRAGHHLSCVFGAERPDESPSLSAALAGFEIAGRNSAVALHAGPAMIGAGAESLPLAHVAQSLAEKTPSGTVQLTEPVELACRGAFALEKVPPVDAGAEARPVWRLSGEAMARDGFDIRKARGLSRFVGREAEMSALERALNSDGPRAVVVIGEPGIGKSRLLHEFVSNRSGTMLLRVRFTKGEAGGGIDRFAEPLFVLSGIRDTNATQDVLDVIASTLKEPALVARAMPPLAALLGRPGTAQAWIEASRGQKFPWLADALLMAIEAQCGRNAILVVEDAHWADEDARLLLDRLVRSLDGAGPMLAVSQRPGVADTWAGHGQVAVLTLRPLDDTCAAALLNSFHVPRSSVVSLLKRGGGIPLFLEELARLGPDVGASAGVPIALTNMLSHRIDALPPGPRRVIEAAAVIGSEPSDDLMTVMSNLHPEAYEAAVLALAEADLLFRIRSVPQRVYGFKHALLRDAAYQSIPSKRRQALHAEIVERLEPAWLEGDKTKGALLAGHAAKAGLARKAIDFAFVAAEDAVSACAFAFADRTLDIARKSLQTLEHNPEVRRLELRRLQLRLPVLVAYADAEKLQANLSEALALSRELGDDEIFAFLSLHAAFVFQHYDPARALEHADAARGIAEAIKDASLSRESAISRCQILSFQGKMREALAAIDDYATAWEDSRAERDEYLVSRFVMNQFLLTRSFAATGDAKRALKHAQRAVQAAVDNDHPIDRYIALLAVGDLFAFADRNDQAVAAFRCATEIARKQEHVFFEILAAVQLGKAELGTADVDSGVARLETLLGAADVDPVLRMEAEAALACRAGAQDVFGAKRLKGLLQSAEMLDLPLVRVSLLRALAKREPTASKKLLGEAAAIVEEQGYAICRLPEERIFASFTASA, from the coding sequence ATGGACAAGCTCGAGATCAACCTGTTCGGAGTATTCGAGGCGCGGGCCGATGGTGCGCCCGTCCGCATGCCGACACGCCGGGTTGAGCTGATCCTGGCGCTCTTGGCGCTCGACATCGACCGGGCGGTCAGCCGTTCCCACCTGTCTTCCGTTATCTGGCCAGGACAGGCGGATGCGCAGGCGCGTGCATCGCTTCGCCAGGCCATCTTCCGATTGCGGTCGGCACTGGGCGCGTCTCATGAATCGGCGTTGGACGTCACAACCGGATGGCTCAAGCTGCGCCGCGACAGCGTAATCCTTGACGCGGACAGGTTGCGACCGTCCGCCGCGCTGTCGGATGTGCCGAAAGGGTTGCCGCTTGACGGACTGTCCGGTTTCGAGCCCGAGATAGAGGATCTCTTGCACGCCCGGAGAGCGGAGCTGAGGCATCGCTTCGTGGCGTGGCTGGAACGCGCTCAGATGACCGCGGCGGAGACGCGACGGTTTACCGAACTCGAGCAACTTGCGCGTCTGCACCTGTCGCTCGATGGCTACGACGAAGGCGCTCTGAGGATGCTGATGACGGCGTTGTCGCGTCAAGGGCGCCGGAACGCAGCACTCGAAGCTTTCCAGGACACAAGCAAACGCATCCGCACCGAACTTTCGGTCTCGGTCGAACCTGCAACTTTGGAACTGTTTCAGACGGTCCGAACCGCGACCCCGGTGCCTGCGGCGGAAGCTGCCGGATCGCACGTTGTGGCCGAGCAAAGTCCACCACCGTTGCGCGATGTCACGCCCCCGACCGCGGATGCCGCGACCGAGACGCCAGCACATCTGCGCCATCTTGCGTTCATGCACGTCATCTCGGAACGGCTCGCCGCGGCGCTGCGAGACCCCGACCCGGAGAATGCGGAAGCGCAGAGCCGCGCAGCGCTGGGGGCGATCGAGGAGGCGGTAAAGCGTGAAGGCGGCAAGGTCGTGGGCCGGGCGGGCCATCATCTGTCATGCGTCTTCGGAGCCGAACGCCCCGATGAGAGCCCTTCGCTTTCGGCTGCCTTGGCGGGCTTCGAGATTGCCGGTCGCAACAGTGCCGTCGCGCTGCACGCGGGTCCCGCGATGATCGGAGCCGGGGCAGAAAGCCTGCCGCTCGCCCATGTCGCCCAGAGCCTTGCCGAGAAAACGCCGTCCGGAACGGTCCAATTGACCGAACCGGTCGAACTCGCCTGTCGCGGCGCGTTTGCTCTGGAAAAAGTGCCGCCTGTCGACGCCGGTGCCGAAGCGCGCCCGGTCTGGCGCCTTTCCGGCGAGGCCATGGCCCGCGACGGCTTTGACATTCGAAAGGCGCGCGGCCTCAGTCGTTTTGTCGGGCGGGAGGCGGAAATGTCGGCGCTGGAGCGCGCGCTGAACTCCGATGGCCCTCGCGCCGTTGTGGTCATTGGCGAGCCCGGGATCGGCAAGTCGCGGCTGCTGCACGAATTCGTCTCCAACCGATCCGGGACGATGCTGCTGCGCGTGCGGTTCACCAAGGGCGAAGCTGGCGGGGGTATCGACCGCTTTGCCGAACCGCTGTTCGTTCTGTCGGGGATCCGTGATACCAATGCGACGCAAGATGTACTCGACGTCATCGCGAGCACATTGAAAGAGCCGGCTTTGGTCGCGCGGGCGATGCCGCCTCTCGCGGCGTTGCTAGGCCGCCCCGGGACCGCGCAAGCCTGGATCGAAGCGTCGCGCGGTCAGAAATTTCCGTGGCTCGCCGACGCGCTGTTGATGGCCATCGAGGCGCAGTGTGGCCGCAACGCGATCCTTGTTGTCGAGGACGCGCACTGGGCGGACGAGGACGCCAGGCTCCTTCTTGACCGCCTTGTCCGATCTCTCGATGGCGCCGGTCCGATGCTTGCGGTTTCACAAAGGCCGGGCGTAGCAGACACGTGGGCCGGACACGGACAGGTTGCGGTTCTGACGCTTCGGCCACTCGATGACACCTGCGCCGCGGCGTTGCTCAACTCGTTCCACGTGCCGCGTTCGTCTGTGGTTTCGCTTCTTAAACGTGGCGGCGGCATCCCACTTTTTCTCGAAGAACTTGCACGGCTTGGCCCGGACGTTGGCGCATCGGCTGGGGTCCCGATCGCGCTGACCAACATGCTGTCGCATCGCATCGACGCGCTGCCACCGGGGCCGCGCCGCGTGATCGAAGCGGCTGCTGTCATCGGATCCGAGCCATCGGACGACCTTATGACGGTGATGTCCAACCTTCACCCCGAGGCCTATGAAGCCGCCGTTCTTGCGCTGGCGGAAGCTGACCTTCTCTTCCGGATCCGCAGCGTTCCGCAGCGTGTCTATGGCTTCAAGCATGCCCTGCTGCGGGACGCCGCGTATCAGTCGATCCCGTCCAAGCGCCGGCAGGCGTTGCATGCCGAGATCGTCGAACGGCTTGAACCCGCTTGGCTCGAAGGAGACAAGACCAAAGGCGCCTTGCTGGCAGGGCATGCGGCGAAGGCGGGCCTGGCACGAAAGGCAATCGACTTTGCGTTCGTCGCCGCCGAAGACGCCGTCTCGGCGTGCGCTTTTGCATTCGCCGATCGCACACTCGACATCGCGCGCAAGTCGTTGCAGACGCTCGAACACAACCCGGAGGTGCGACGCCTTGAACTGCGGCGGCTGCAACTGCGCCTGCCGGTCCTGGTCGCCTATGCCGACGCGGAAAAGCTGCAGGCCAATCTTTCGGAGGCATTGGCATTGTCGCGAGAACTGGGTGACGATGAGATCTTTGCATTTCTGTCGCTTCATGCCGCGTTCGTGTTTCAGCATTACGACCCGGCCAGGGCTCTTGAGCATGCCGACGCCGCGCGCGGCATCGCCGAAGCGATCAAGGATGCCTCGCTATCGCGCGAAAGCGCGATATCCCGCTGTCAGATCCTGTCGTTCCAAGGCAAGATGCGGGAGGCTCTGGCCGCGATCGACGACTACGCCACAGCGTGGGAGGACAGTCGCGCCGAGCGCGATGAATATCTCGTCTCGCGCTTCGTCATGAATCAGTTTCTTCTCACCAGATCTTTTGCAGCAACGGGCGACGCGAAACGGGCATTGAAACACGCGCAGCGTGCAGTACAGGCCGCGGTGGACAATGACCACCCGATTGACCGCTACATAGCCTTGCTTGCCGTCGGCGATTTGTTCGCTTTCGCGGATCGGAACGACCAGGCGGTTGCTGCATTCCGCTGTGCCACGGAAATCGCTCGCAAACAGGAACATGTGTTCTTCGAGATACTCGCCGCGGTCCAGCTTGGGAAAGCGGAACTTGGCACAGCGGACGTCGACAGCGGCGTTGCGCGGCTGGAGACGCTCCTTGGCGCGGCGGATGTCGATCCGGTTCTTCGGATGGAGGCCGAAGCTGCCCTTGCCTGTCGGGCCGGGGCCCAGGATGTGTTTGGGGCAAAAAGGTTGAAGGGTCTTCTGCAGTCGGCCGAAATGCTGGATTTGCCACTGGTCCGGGTATCGCTCCTGCGTGCGCTCGCCAAACGAGAGCCAACGGCTTCCAAAAAACTCCTCGGGGAAGCGGCCGCCATCGTCGAAGAGCAGGGCTATGCGATCTGCCGGCTGCCCGAAGAGCGCATCTTTGCTTCATTCACGGCATCTGCCTAA
- a CDS encoding homocysteine S-methyltransferase family protein: MTALYRQRLPQTDEALLLTDSGLETTLIFLEELDLPCFASYPLLDTVTGRQTLRAYFERHLAIAADHRTGFLLESPTWRASRDWGAQLGHSPKDLARWNKAAIALLAEIRKASDSVSPVVISGNIGPRGDGYQPDTAMTADEAEAYHAEQIGWFAETEADMVSAFTLSTVNEGVGVIRAASAAGIPSVVSYTTETDGRLPDGTPLGEAIERTDMLTAGAAAYFMINCAHPDHFRAVLETDAAWLKRIWGVRANASRLSHAELDEAEELDAGNPADLGRDYALLKRMLPNLRVLGGCCGTDHRHVEAMADCCAARDTA, from the coding sequence ATGACCGCCCTGTATCGTCAAAGGCTTCCGCAAACGGACGAAGCACTGCTGCTGACCGACTCGGGTTTGGAAACGACCCTGATCTTCCTCGAAGAGCTCGATCTGCCCTGCTTCGCGTCTTACCCGCTCCTCGACACTGTCACGGGCCGGCAGACGCTGCGCGCCTATTTCGAGCGCCATCTGGCCATTGCGGCGGACCATCGCACCGGCTTCCTGCTTGAATCGCCGACCTGGCGGGCCAGCCGCGACTGGGGGGCCCAGCTCGGCCATTCGCCGAAAGACCTCGCGCGGTGGAACAAGGCTGCGATCGCGCTGCTTGCCGAAATCCGCAAGGCGTCCGACAGCGTCTCGCCCGTCGTCATCTCGGGCAATATCGGCCCGCGCGGCGACGGCTATCAGCCAGACACCGCTATGACCGCCGATGAGGCCGAAGCCTATCATGCCGAGCAGATCGGCTGGTTTGCCGAGACCGAGGCCGACATGGTCAGCGCCTTCACGCTCTCGACGGTGAACGAGGGTGTGGGCGTGATCCGCGCCGCGTCCGCGGCGGGCATTCCAAGCGTCGTCTCCTACACGACCGAGACGGACGGACGGCTGCCCGACGGCACACCGCTTGGCGAGGCGATCGAACGGACCGACATGCTGACGGCCGGCGCAGCGGCTTACTTCATGATCAACTGCGCCCATCCCGATCATTTCCGCGCCGTGCTCGAGACCGACGCGGCATGGCTTAAGCGCATCTGGGGGGTTCGGGCAAACGCCTCGCGTCTCAGCCATGCCGAACTTGACGAAGCCGAGGAGCTGGACGCCGGAAATCCCGCCGATCTCGGGCGAGACTACGCCCTGCTCAAACGGATGCTGCCGAACCTGCGGGTGCTTGGCGGCTGCTGCGGCACCGATCATCGGCATGTCGAGGCGATGGCGGATTGCTGCGCGGCGCGGGACACAGCCTGA